AAGTGTGTCACATGTAAGAAGTGTCTCTATGTGTAAGAAAAAGTCAAAAAGTGTCCCTGAATGTAATCAACTCATGCTAATACGCTAGTGTAAGTTGATGTTACCGAAAGGAAAGGAAAATAATAAAAGTGATAATGATGTAGATATCAAAAGTGTACTACTACTAGTCATGAATGTCACTCTGGAAAATTTATGAGTAGCCAATAATATTCTTCTCTTTatttatctcttcttcttttgtttgcgGTGGCCCAAAATTCTTCAAGCACACAGAGATGCAACGAGTACAGATAATATATTTCCCAGATTTTTGACATAAAAATGTGATATAGGTGAATTCTCTCCAGAGCTAAGAACTTCAACATGCTTTATTCAGTCCAAGATGAAAAGTGAGAAAGTTAAATCAAGAATTTGTCATACTATAAGCACCAGCATGGCAACGTATTATAGACTTCTAGTCAACAAAAACATACGCTTTAGGATAACGGGTTTTTGTGTATTAATTTGAGTGCGCGATTGAATCAGGAGGCCCGTGTCTTACCTATGAACTTGGAAACATCATCAGACATCATCCTTTTGGGTAAAATATTGGAGGCCCATTAcaatgtttgttttctttttgggttGGTCAACACGTTACACACATGTAATGGTATATGAATATCTgctattataaaagaaaaaattgcaagtctttttttttcaacaaaattgGAAACTAAAgaacaaatcaaattaaactaaaaaaataataattcaaggTAATTAGTAAGAGCTTCTCACTTTTTCTACATTTGATCAACTTTGGGCTCtggtttttttattataaaaagaaaaatatatgcaaTGTTTCATTAATTACAACCCTTAACCTAACCAACACTTGTTCAAGTTGTTATTCATGTTCGTTTCTTTAACGCGCGTCAGAGAACAGCGGCCAAAAAATAACTAACATGAGAGAAGAATTTCAGTGAAGTGTTGTTACGGAGTTGCCGCCGGCAAGTGTCGCTGCTCTTCGTTTCTTCTATTTACCGCCGCTTAATCAGCGTCTCCCACGTATATTTTGAGCTGTTCTTAGCGACAAACATTAGCATATTCCAACTctttttttctattggttgcTGAACTAgcatttaaaattcttttatatttttggccGCTAGTTTTCGAAGCAGAAAATGAACAGGGTTGTTGCCTTTAATTGGTGTGAAAATACAAAGactacattttcaaaatttcaagtgGTGAACTGCATTAAACCATATTTCTGGCGCTGGCGATATGTTCAATGATTATTGACAACATAAACAAGGAAAATGATGAATAACAGATGAGATCAGGGAGTATGAATCTGGACCATTAGTTATATTAATTCGTCATTTGGCACAGTTGTCATGAGAAAAATCACGAGCTCAACGTGTTGTAATGAAATACTAGATACGGACCCGCGCTATGCGCGGATATTGTTATGTTAATctgcatttaaattatttagtttatattatatgatttccaaatttatggtttttcttttgtgttatataatatgtttttcttacatgtataaaattgatttgtattataatattatttgtaaatggtgttagtttacaatatataatgTCTCATATGTACTAATTCAGTGGTTTGGTTTGTATATTAATAGTGATATTATTTTCATTGaaataagaaataaattatgtttatattttatatacttttttgaAATCAATCAACGTCAACAAATTCGACTAATTCTCTACAAACCAAACTCATAACTATGCATTTATacgttttttttgtcaactggaggcatctatacatttttatatacattatacTACATActgttttgaaataattaatatatttaatagtttaaaacaaaacaaaatttttatctactatttaaCATCAggatcaaaatttataaaacaaaatatatatgttaatttttattgaataattaacattataGAATTTCCTTATGttacatttttcaaaataaaaatttaaacatatatttgcCCAGAACATAGTAATAAAAACTTGTATAGCCCATTAATTtgcaaactaaataatattattttctataatggaTTAGGTccattaataaaacacattgtGATTATCATTTTTTAATACCATTTTGATTATCCAAAAAACACATTGTGATTACCCTTTTTTGTAACACCATTTGGCTTATCTATAACTAAGCAGAAACATGTtgttaaaagaaacaaaaaaaaattaagcaaaaatattataacatattttattccGGAAAGTAAAAATAGTGTCACCCATTCAACTAATTTATCCTGAAgaaacttttgtttttgtcGGTGAAGTCTCAAGGGATCCGAAAGCCCAAATCAAGTTCTTCGTCTCtgtctctcactctctctttttttttgtcaaactttCTCACTCTCTCATTCTCTATTTTTCGATAGTATGGATCAAGTTATTTACCCAAAATAACAACGAAATCAATTAATATTCTTATCATTTAAACCTTCTCAAGACAACATGAAGTTTTATAGGTCCATCGGGAAGATTCAAGGTTATCAGCTTTACCCATCCAGATCTTATACTTTTTGATATTATTTGTCGTCGTCTTCATCGGCGGCAGCTCTTAATCTCAAGTAGGCTACGAATTGGTTGTCTGACGTCAACAAATCTCCGGTCTGGCAAGACCGTATCTTCGACATCCTCATTGTCTTGTACGGAATTGTTTCCGTCAGTGATGTAAGAACATGATTGTATTGTCTTGTGTAGACCATCAATGAAGATACTATCTAAATAATATCAAATCTAAATAATATAgatgataagtttttttttcgcTTCTTCGAAATACAATGAAAGAAAATCTTGAAAATAACCAATTCAAATCAAAACTAATGAATAAAAATGGGAAGTTGATAGATATCGAAGCTTGAAATTTAAGGGAAGATGATCAACTGTTCATAGTCTTAGGGTCTGATTGGTATAACCGCAGCAGTTGCGGTTgtgggagtttgcggatgcggatggttgcggttttaagagatttgtacgactggtactacGGTTAGAAATTGATGAATTTgcggatacttatgactggttaacacTAAATACAACAgctgttaaataaaaaaaaaaatatttatattttatataattataaaaatattaaacatcataatattataataaatttaaaaaattctattttaatttttttaaattatagaaaatatttttatttttaaattttataatataaattaaaatataataaatatattttagtatttctattatttcaatttaaaatttctatttctatttttatttttgtatttatattgtttaaaaaaaattatcctcccgcaaccacTCGCAatcgcaaacgctagctggaactaCCGTTTGAATTTAGGAGGTATAAAGCAGTTTGAAGCAGTTTAGAACAGTTTGAATGATTGTTACAAAACGCCAAAAACTGCTGctaaccgcaaaagctgcgtttacGGGCGGTAGAGGGGAAACCAGTCATGCCCTAATCTATACGGTTAAGGAAAATTATTTAGTGTAGATTTGATCACATCAGCTTCAATGTAGTTAGAATATTCTGCCTAAAATTATTGAATGTagattttttgttagatatacagattttgaaatttttgaaaatacaaatttaccaatgtatgtatttttatttaactaacgtattttttatttaagtgTATTACTTTAGCTAATATTACAAACTTATATGATGAATAGGTACGATTCGTACGAAATATAAAGAATTGTCTAACTATCTTATGTATCAAAATGCACCTTTTGTATTGTTACTGATGAACTGGGTGTAGAATTACATAATTCTGGACAATCAAGCTTCCTTGCTGACTATTTTATGTTCATAATGGTAGGTTAGATAATGATAAGCATTTGATGGCACTGGTGCAGTTCGTGTATTGAAGATAAGTAAATATGATTAGTCTATTAAGCTAGGTCAGAGAGGAAGAGATGAACATATGCTTAGCTGCAGTATTGTTTGGAAATGTTGGTTTAttggttatttatgaaatttgtattattattgTATCAGTAGAAAACCGAAGTATGGTTCGTGTAAGTTCGGTTAGATTTAAGTGACTCGGTTGATATAATGAATAATTGTATCAAGCGTATAATATAAATGGCACAGATTTAAACAGACCATGCATTAGAATATGTCCAAATTTAAATCACAACTTTTAACAGTAGATAAAAAAATAGgactttattttaatagattagactagattttgacccgcgctttcaaagcgcgggattattttcgaaatatttcaaatatatatcaaataaatttgtattttaattgtatCTACACTTAGATATTACAAATGAAACATTATAttcaatgttttgaaacccgacccgcAGTTAAATTACCAAATTCGATGGTTCATATATAATccattttagttttcaaaaaaaaaactgttatttaaaaattctataaaacccGTAACAACCGCTAAAACCCGAGATCTGGTTATCGGTTGAACAGATAGATGACCCAATATGTAATCCGGtttgatttaatattatatttagagtattgtaatatatattcatgaacGTTCAGATGAATAGagaatatattatgaaattgaTATTCCAagtttaatacaattttagtcCAACTAAAATTTCATCTTGTTAATGGATTAATATTTGAGTGGATgcatactaaaaataaaatagatttgagCATCAATAATGTGTATACGTCTATTACAAATTAATGATTTACGTTTGCCAAAAAATAcaattgtttatttacttagtttacttttgttattcacatattattagatactttttgatgttttatctatggcttattttaaatttaaaagttaatttcattattcgcattagaaatgtaaatatttattattttaattttgatatatttttattatatttagttcttaattttataatatatatatataattatattttttaacaattaaaatattgactCTTACTCTTTGGCTTCGATTTATgttaatgtaatgttttatgatatatttgtgttaatatatttgttcaattagtttatatttgatatatatatattacatgtcTGTTTGAGTAACCCGTAAAAGATATATtcattaaactattaatagtaACATGTTCCATCatataatttctattaatatttattttataatatatatttatatatattttaatactctaaatataataattatatttttatgtatttggtgagggttttgaacaatttttttttttgcatttgaattaatatatagttgtatatatacaaatgaatagatatatatatatatatatataattatttattacattaataactaaatataattgattagttatttgaatttcgaattaatgtaaattaaattcattagtctaaaaaataataaattagttaGTTCTTTAATTTTAGGTACGatgtatatttaacaattaaattagatatgagtagaaataatagaaaatataattaaatataatggtccaacctagactatttgtaaatagataaaaattgcttctgttttaatagtattgatataaaACCCcttgataaaatttaatgtttgtGTGATTGTGTGTAACAACTTCCACGACTATTgtgtaattattattaaaaaaacattataaaatgTAGCTTTATGCTGAGAAAAAAAAGGAGATGAGGATCAAAGCCGAGAGGATTGACCAAAGAACCGGCCTGATCAAATGAAATGCATAGGCAAATCCTGGAGTGTTTGACCATATCAAAAGGTCAACTCCTTCAAGTGGCTACCTTTTGGCTataaacaaaacacaaagaCCATGAATACAAGTCCCTCTATATATCGGTTCTCTTACAATACGACAACCCATAACTTTCAACCTCAAAAAcaaaacctctctctctctctctgcaaaaatatgaaaacatctcTAATCATTTCTTGTTTCCCAATAATCCGTAGACGCCAAGCAATTGTCACGATAGTTTTCTTTGAGTGTGGATCCACCAAAACCCTACGTGACTCCAAGAAACATGTCGCCGGAGAAATCATGTTTGAGTTTCCTGATCAAATCGTGTGCCATGCAGATTCATTCTTCATCGGCCGTCCGGTTCCAGCTCTAGCCATGGACGACTATCTCATCCCAGGTCAAACATATTTCGTCTTACCAATCGAACGTTTCGCCTACAGAATCTTAACCACTTCGTGTATCTCCATCTTCAACTCTAGTCTCGAAAATGCTCCCTCGACTAAACCACCGCCATTGAATTTCACCGCCCCGTCGAGTCCACCACCGTTCGAGTATTCAAAGGGACTAAACGGGAAGATTCTAATAAAAGTTTCTCCTCATTTTATCATGAGTCTTATATGCAAAAGGAGAAACATCAGCGAAGACGAGGTAATAATAGATTGTGCTGAAAGCAAAGACATTTGTAATTCTCCCGAGTTAAAGAAGCATTATGATCAGCTTGTCGGAACGAGAGAGCATGTATGGTCGCCGAAGTTGCAGACGATCTCTGAGCATGAGATTAGGGTTTCTCCACTAAGGTTCTTGGGGATTGTTCGGAGGCAACAAGAAGTGAATTGATCAAGTCAtgaaacatattataatttagatatatatctATTGTATATGTTTAGTCAAAATtggaaagataaaaaaaaaggaaaaaaacaaagtaTTAGAGTGGTTAGTTGGATGTTTGGTTTGTATTGTTTGGTTACAAGCTAGTCGTCATGCATGAACAAGTTGACTATTTGCATGTTTATGTAGCATTTCAATGAAGTATTTAATCTGTTAATTTGCGAGGTGCTCCAACATGTAGATAtgaatattatgatatatggtTCATCCTTGACAATTCAAATCTGCGTCGCATGTCAATTAATTTGAGCTATGTCATATACTTTATTTGGCTTCATTTGATAGTCttataaaatgaataaatgataggataaattttaaaaattcacgACTTATTCTTCTATTTCGTCGTAGTGCCTCCAAATGACGATGGCTACTGTTTCAACTTTGAATATTCTCTGTTGCCAATAAAATGCATTTTTATTGTCAGCTCAGGTGACTTTATAATACTGGAAGGGTGTATATTTGAATTGGTTTTGCACTTGTTTATTTAGAGACGTAAAAAATCATGCAATCCTCTAAACTGGCCTTCGGCATTTTCAAGATGCAAATCCTAATCTATACGCACAACTTTAATATATGAAAATTCTCTCATAATTTCTACATGTGGTAGATTTTCGTGTTTAGTATATGGATGTCTAAGATACAACAGTAGATGCATTATAACAGTTCAAGTTAAAACTCAAATTTCATTGAGTAATTGACTTATAAGATATAGACTCTACGACAAGGAGCAGTGCAACAAACTCAAAACCCGATTGCAAGGTTCGCTCGCttccaaaaaccaaaacccaAACCGTCGAGTCATCTTAATCATGAACCGGCGGCCAGTTTGGGTACCCGgttcttaaattaaaaaaaaggggTGAAACCAGGCGCGTGGGGGAAACGCATGTCGGAGAGAAGTGAGACAACACGCCACCTTCCGCCGATTAGGCAAAGAAGCATTCGTCTTTGTCTCGACTTCCTCCATTATTGGTCCTTGTTAAACATTTTCTTCTCTTGAGCCCCGTGCCTTCTGCTCCTTTTCTTTTACTTTGTCATAAATATTACTGTTACatgcttttattttttagtattttgagatttttataGACTTTCTTCCTTTTATTTCCGTAAAATCcttgtaaataatatatttcacaaTCACTCATATAATCTCGTATTCAAGAGTTAATTTCCAAGGTTTTAAAAATCAACGAGAGCAAGCGACTACGATAGAAAAAGAGGACCATTGACTGATGGGGAAAAATATTGAACTGGCGATTTGTTTTCTACTCTATGTTGTAATGTATTTTGTTTGATAATAACCCTAATGACATTCAAACATATAAGTATACTTTTGTGCTCTACTTGATAAATTTGTACTTATTTCCGCATAGTGTGTCACATTGTGCATACTACATATTTGAAGAgacaagttactcagtgaaaCTTATATCCATTGTGTATACAATTTTGTAACACTGTGTGGAAATAAGTCTACAAATTTATCAAGTAGAGCACACAAGTATACTTACATGATAGTGTTTCAAGGCATTGATAGGGAGGTTAGAAACACCATTCACGCCAGGAAGCAGCGGAAGAAATTCAAGTTACTTATGCATCTGTGGCTGAGATAGATCAACTTATTcctttgggtttttttttgtaattgatctactctgttttttttttgctttctttttgcCGGACTGGCTCAGATTTTAGATCTTACACCACGTAAAATCTTCAAATCATTAATACGATATTTACATTTTAGCAAAAAGAAAGTATACTTATATGTTACAAGACGATATGAGTTTAGGGCCGTGTTAAATAAAGGACCGTGGGTTTATGTAATTTAGCACAAATAGCTCAAAAGAAAAAGCAATGATTCGACGGCCGCAAAGCGTGGGGAGGAGCCGACTAACCTTTTATTGAAAGTGTTCTTCTTTCACGTGCATAACTCAAACCAATTTTTCtccttttaaaacttttatataaatagaaaaacataatgcggcttcttttttttgaaacgtACGTaaaaatatgcatatatacGGGAAAAGATATGCCTGAAGGATGGCCTCATAAACTATTTACGTACCTACCATAAAGTTTGCAAGTTACTATGATTTTCTGCTGATTTGTGGTATACCGAACAAGGTACCAGAAAGACTGAACCGGTTACAGCCGGTTCGTCAGGAAACAGAATCCGAAAATGGTCTACGAGCAAGTGGAGCCACGCGCACGAGCGCTGGTGGTGAACTTTGTCATCTGATAAAGAAtcagagaaaatatttaaaattagtatattgaaaattaaactTCAGCTAGAatccaaaagaaaatgaaaagaagGTATCATGTGCCATTTCTTTGAgtgattattattaaaaacatgaatAAGTAATAACCagaataaataacaaaaagggtaaagaaaaacataaaatttatttcttCACTTTCCTCTCTATCTTTCTGCAGTTGTCCTTGTTGATTAttattagagagagagacaggaATAAGAAGGAAACAATctagaagaaggaaacaaaacaTACATCATCACAGAGTTTGTTTTTAAGGGAGAGGCAAAAGAAGATCCACAAGAGAGTACAAGAACATATCAGTTAGTGACAGTAGATTGcagtatcttcttcttcttctacatcacagattttattttagattttctgaaaaagaaagaagcatTTATAGGTTTATGGGTTATGTACATTGAAGCTACTGTGCTGGCTTGTGTTTGCTTAATAGCTAAGAgagatattgtttttttttttaatatataatctgTTGGGGGgggttagggttttgatttgatcAGCTGTGGCAACGACGAGGAGGCATAATCTACCGACGTCGGATTCCGGTGCCTTCACCGACTGGGCGGCAACGACGACGACATCTTCACGCGCCACCGAGGATCTATCTCTTGGCTTTAATGCTGGTCCATCTGTTGTCCACGGTGGTTTAGCCTCAACTTCCGCCGCCGCCGGCGTTCCATCCTGGCCTCTCGGATCCTCTCTCCGTTATGGCCTCCCGTCGTCGCCGGCGGCTGCGGAGATGAGTATGGTCGGTCTAAGAGACGTCTATCTTGTTGCTCCGGCGTACCACCACCATCACCACCAGAACGCCGGCGTTGTATCTGGATCCGACCAGATCAACAGTAATGCAGCGCTCGGCGTTGGAATGATTCCTCTCCTCACGGCGGCTCCGCCGCATCAGCAAAACGTGGAGGACACCGACATTAACTTCCTCGGAGACAGCCGGAGATGGCAGAACAATAACAACAGCCACAACCAAACGCAGTATCTTCACTTCAAGAGTGCTCATCAGACAGCGGTGGCGTCTAGCTCGAACAACTCGGGGTCTGGCTCGGCCGCGTCAGGAACCGCCACGTGTCAAGACTGTGGAAACCAGGCGAAGAAAGAGTGTAAGCAGAGGCGGTGCAGGACGTGCTGCAAGAGCCGTGGCTTTGATTGTTCGACTCACGTGAAGAGCACGTGGGTCTCTGCGGCTCGTAGGAGAGAACGGCAGGTCATGCCCACCGCGTCGACCTCCTCGGGGACCAAGAAGCCGAGGATCGTTGGgtctcaacaacaacaacaagccaCTTCTCATACTTCAACTTCTAACACGCCTCCTCAGAGTTTCGATACCAGCTCCAGCCGCCAAGGTATGTTTACGTTACATTAATTTGTATGCACATAATCTACATAAAttcatatttgtatataatatgCATTTAACATTTGTTGATTATTAATGTTATTGATCAAGGTTTTGGTTTCAGAATGAGTTAACAAACAACATAACATAGTGTGGATCGGTtggatattttaaattttcggtTTAGGTTATAAGGAATTTGATTTATTTCAAccattttaatgttataaaaaagtttacaTTGAATTTAAATCAGTTGTATTGGTGAAAAGTGAATGTTTGATGTTAGTGAACAGTGGTTACAATTATGTTGATTTGGTGATAACGAATAATAATGATGCTTTATATGCGCAAGACGGAGGACCAAGAGAAGCTTGGCCGGGGCAGGTTAGGGCCGCGGCAGTGTTCAAGTGTGTGAGAGTCACGGCGGTGGAGGACGGGGACGACGAGTACGCATACCAGGCGGTGGTGAAAATAGGTGGCCATGTCTTTAAAGGCTTCTTATATGATCAAGGGCTTGAACCGAAAGAAGGTTTTCCTAATATGTCAGACTTGCATTTAGGTGGGGGAGCTGATAACAATAACGGTGTGTCTGTTGCCTCACAGCCTAATCTTGATCCGCCGCCAAATCTCTACGGTGGTGGTGGTTCAGGGGGTTTTTACGGTTAAACTATCTTAACAATTTCCTaatcttgatgtttttctttttctttttgcgaATGGGGTTGGATACAAAAGAATTGTCCATGTGGACGAAGTACTGCTAATGCTACGACAAACATTCTTGGCAGATGcctttttttttaccttaaTTGGTGGAGAAaagttgttatttaaaaaatattgttacggtctttaattgttttgtttctatttcttctgATACAAAACAATGCATTTCTCCACGAATTTTAAAGTAATTGTACATGTTAATAATATATGTAGAAAAACTTAAATCTACTTAGCATATATTATTGTAATATCATTTGTCAACTCCATGCTATTGTACTAGTTATTTCAAGTAAAAATCTAGTTGGTATTTACTTCACTgtaactttttatttgttttcttatcaAAAATTTGGATTTTCTTCCAATCCCAAATTAAATTCTACATCCTTTTTA
Above is a window of Brassica napus cultivar Da-Ae chromosome A10, Da-Ae, whole genome shotgun sequence DNA encoding:
- the LOC106370632 gene encoding uncharacterized protein LOC106370632, coding for MNTSPSIYRFSYNTTTHNFQPQKQNLSLSLCKNMKTSLIISCFPIIRRRQAIVTIVFFECGSTKTLRDSKKHVAGEIMFEFPDQIVCHADSFFIGRPVPALAMDDYLIPGQTYFVLPIERFAYRILTTSCISIFNSSLENAPSTKPPPLNFTAPSSPPPFEYSKGLNGKILIKVSPHFIMSLICKRRNISEDEVIIDCAESKDICNSPELKKHYDQLVGTREHVWSPKLQTISEHEIRVSPLRFLGIVRRQQEVN
- the LOC106430865 gene encoding protein LATERAL ROOT PRIMORDIUM 1-like, whose amino-acid sequence is MSMVGLRDVYLVAPAYHHHHHQNAGVVSGSDQINSNAALGVGMIPLLTAAPPHQQNVEDTDINFLGDSRRWQNNNNSHNQTQYLHFKSAHQTAVASSSNNSGSGSAASGTATCQDCGNQAKKECKQRRCRTCCKSRGFDCSTHVKSTWVSAARRRERQVMPTASTSSGTKKPRIVGSQQQQQATSHTSTSNTPPQSFDTSSSRQDGGPREAWPGQVRAAAVFKCVRVTAVEDGDDEYAYQAVVKIGGHVFKGFLYDQGLEPKEGFPNMSDLHLGGGADNNNGVSVASQPNLDPPPNLYGGGGSGGFYG